Proteins from one Listeria weihenstephanensis genomic window:
- a CDS encoding potassium channel family protein → MKAPRRTILYELFMFILVLISVLTIPIHTEAVTILNLIIWAIFVVDYFARLIHAENKKEYIKTHLFELIAILPLYNFFRIARIVGLMRILRLTAMGKRYVVPLYTFLRTNGFNRIVNALIITIILIPIPLIYAEPSIKDYPDALWFAIVTTTTVGYGDIVPVTGLGRTLAILLMLFGIGFIGALTSTIRSYLTANKKQLNSAEKINKITKSIEQAGTLTEAEINIVQTFLHSKKSDETKQ, encoded by the coding sequence TTGAAAGCTCCACGTCGCACTATTCTTTATGAACTTTTCATGTTTATTTTAGTCCTCATCTCAGTCCTAACCATTCCAATACACACAGAAGCCGTTACTATCCTTAATCTTATCATTTGGGCTATTTTTGTGGTTGACTATTTTGCGAGACTCATTCATGCGGAAAATAAAAAAGAATACATCAAAACTCATTTATTCGAACTTATCGCGATTTTACCATTGTACAACTTTTTCCGTATCGCACGGATTGTTGGTCTCATGCGGATTCTTCGCTTAACTGCCATGGGGAAACGCTATGTCGTTCCGCTTTACACATTTCTACGTACGAACGGCTTTAATCGAATTGTTAACGCGCTCATTATCACGATTATCCTCATTCCAATTCCACTTATATACGCCGAGCCAAGTATTAAAGATTACCCAGACGCACTTTGGTTTGCGATCGTTACAACGACGACTGTCGGATACGGTGATATCGTTCCCGTCACAGGCCTTGGCCGCACGCTTGCTATTCTTTTGATGCTCTTTGGAATTGGCTTCATTGGGGCGCTAACCTCTACGATTCGCTCCTATCTTACGGCAAACAAGAAACAGCTTAACAGCGCCGAAAAAATTAATAAAATCACGAAAAGCATCGAGCAGGCTGGCACTTTGACCGAAGCCGAGATAAACATTGTCCAAACATTTCTTCATAGCAAAAAGAGCGATGAAACAAAGCAATAA
- a CDS encoding COX15/CtaA family protein, with the protein MKTFLKVWSVLTILCMTFVVFGGALVTKTGSADGCGNTWPLCNGQFVRLTDITPEKIIEVMHRLTTGISSIFVIVLAILAWIYIKDRRETKPLAIVAVSFLVLQAFMGAAAVMWGQNPYIMALHFGISIICYASIVLLCLLIFEVDNKFDARNMVIGTKLKVNIYLLTIYTYLSVYTGALVRHEKASLAVPAWPFENGTFVMPTNVQDYVQYLHRFAAFILVVWILYVTWIVFREYSHYRVLKYAMVLEIIFVALQAFTGIMSVVTNVNLYVALAHSLIITMMFALMTYLCLLASRSKQNRLRIK; encoded by the coding sequence ATGAAAACATTTCTAAAAGTTTGGTCTGTTCTAACCATCCTTTGCATGACATTCGTTGTGTTCGGTGGCGCGTTAGTAACAAAGACCGGTTCAGCAGATGGTTGCGGGAATACATGGCCGCTCTGCAATGGACAATTTGTTCGCTTAACAGACATTACACCTGAAAAAATTATCGAGGTTATGCACCGACTTACAACAGGAATTAGCTCTATTTTCGTTATTGTTCTAGCTATTTTAGCATGGATTTACATCAAAGATCGCCGCGAAACAAAGCCACTTGCTATCGTTGCTGTTTCGTTTTTAGTACTACAAGCATTCATGGGCGCAGCAGCTGTTATGTGGGGACAAAATCCGTACATCATGGCACTTCATTTCGGTATTTCCATCATCTGTTACGCTTCCATCGTTTTACTTTGCCTGCTTATTTTTGAAGTAGATAACAAATTCGATGCTCGTAATATGGTCATTGGAACCAAGCTTAAGGTGAATATTTATTTACTCACAATCTATACCTATCTTTCGGTCTATACAGGAGCGCTTGTCCGTCACGAAAAAGCAAGTCTTGCCGTTCCCGCTTGGCCATTTGAAAATGGTACATTCGTGATGCCAACAAACGTACAAGACTACGTGCAATATTTGCACCGATTCGCAGCATTCATCCTTGTTGTCTGGATTCTCTACGTCACTTGGATTGTTTTCCGCGAGTATAGCCATTATCGTGTCCTTAAATACGCGATGGTTCTTGAAATAATCTTTGTTGCCTTGCAAGCATTTACCGGTATTATGTCTGTTGTGACAAACGTAAACCTTTACGTAGCTCTCGCGCATAGCTTAATTATCACCATGATGTTTGCCTTGATGACATACCTCTGCTTACTTGCAAGTCGTAGTAAGCAAAATCGATTACGTATCAAATAA